The Altererythrobacter sp. ZODW24 genome window below encodes:
- the grxC gene encoding glutaredoxin 3, which yields MSAPKVELYTKFGCGYCFRAKKLLDDKGVEYTEYDITVGGPKRDEMQERVPGARTVPQILIEDKSVGGSDELAALERAGKLDALLGL from the coding sequence ATGAGCGCCCCAAAGGTTGAACTCTACACCAAATTCGGTTGCGGCTATTGTTTCCGCGCCAAGAAATTGCTCGACGATAAGGGCGTAGAATATACCGAATATGACATCACGGTGGGCGGTCCGAAGCGTGACGAAATGCAGGAACGCGTGCCCGGCGCGCGCACCGTGCCACAGATTCTGATCGAAGATAAATCAGTTGGCGGATCAGATGAACTTGCCGCGCTGGAACGCGCTGGCAAATTGGATGCTCTGTTAGGCCTCTGA
- a CDS encoding Hsp20 family protein — MNRMDFTPYRRSTVGFDRLFELMESQARQNTGDNYPPYNVERRDEDTYRITLAVAGFKPSDIDITAQQNLLVIQGKKQDDVSDGELLHVGIANRGFERRFELADYVRVENAGLSDGLLVVDLIREVPDAMKPKKIQVNGEAMIEAPKVSKNDKAD; from the coding sequence ATGAATAGAATGGATTTCACACCCTATCGCCGCAGCACAGTTGGTTTCGACCGCTTGTTCGAACTGATGGAATCGCAGGCCCGCCAGAATACTGGCGATAATTATCCGCCCTACAATGTCGAGCGCCGCGACGAAGATACTTACCGTATCACCCTTGCCGTCGCCGGTTTTAAGCCGAGTGATATCGACATTACCGCGCAGCAGAACTTGCTGGTGATCCAAGGTAAGAAGCAAGATGACGTCAGCGATGGTGAATTGCTGCATGTCGGCATCGCCAATCGCGGCTTTGAGCGCCGGTTCGAACTGGCCGACTATGTCCGTGTTGAAAATGCCGGTTTGTCCGACGGTTTGCTGGTCGTGGATTTGATCCGCGAAGTACCGGACGCCATGAAACCGAAGAAGATACAGGTGAATGGTGAAGCGATGATCGAAGCGCCGAAGGTCAGCAAGAACGACAAAGCGGACTAA